One stretch of Armigeres subalbatus isolate Guangzhou_Male chromosome 2, GZ_Asu_2, whole genome shotgun sequence DNA includes these proteins:
- the LOC134209392 gene encoding uncharacterized protein LOC134209392 — MAFPRQQATLISRRTTMIDALGRAGAFIQTYDEQRDQAQVPIRLEYLNSMWATLEEVQTQLEDSEEAEEGRQSHRDVRASFEPRLFKIKADLIAKLPVIIQNARIPDSGPNVSALSGLKLPTISPPEFDGDYMQWLGFHDTFLALIHSNADVPAIQKFHYLRAALKGEAAQLIESIGISSANYNLAWQALVDRYANDYLLKKRHLQALFDIPSARKETATSLHTLVDEFQRHTKTLCQLGEPTGSWSSILEHLLCTKLPDETVKAWEDYASTNNDPNYECLIDFLQRRMRVLESILVNHHQNSSSSFGSVHASKRPSHFRLSSCASTSSSSNKCPACNQEHPLMKCAKFNRLSHSERQQLVSSKRLCHNCLKGDHIARNCPSNFNCKHCNKRHHSMLHSADGLRPSNESSSARISMPTQATQSNARSNVESIPQSTVAATECVSRVVANASAPGPLEDVFLLTVLVKVVDAYGQDHLARALLDSASQPNLITDRLARRLQLKRDAVNVTIQGAGNLSKRVRESIYARIKSRNGDFECGAEFLLMDTVTADLPAQDVPVQSWQIPQNLSLADPSFNKKHHGTWRKAFSFLLP, encoded by the coding sequence ATGGCGTTTCCGCGGCAACAGGCAACGCTGATTTCGAGGAGGACTACCATGATCGACGCACTGGGTCGGGCAGGGGCGTTCATTCAAACCTACGATGAACAACGTGACCAGGCGCAGGTGCCCATTCGCCTGGAATACCTAAACAGCATGTGGGCTACTCTGGAAGAGGTGCAGACGCAGCTGGAGGATTCCGAAGAAGCTGAGGAAGGTAGGCAATCCCATCGCGACGTCCGTGCTTCCTTCGAGCCTCGACTCTTTAAAATTAAAGCCGATCTTATCGCAAAACTTCCTGTTATTATTCAAAACGCTCGTATCCCTGATTCTGGTCCAAATGTTTCCGCTCTGTCCGGGTTAAAATTGCCAACGATATCGCCTCCTGAGTTCGATGGGGACTACATGCAGTGGCTAGGCTTCCATGATACGTTCTTGGCGTTAATCCACTCTAATGCCGACGTACCGGCGATTCAGAAGTTCCATTATCTGAGGGCAGCTTTAAAGGGCGAAGCTGCGCAACTGATCGAGTCCATCGGGATTAGTTCAGCCAATTACAACCTAGCATGGCAAGCGTTGGTCGATCGTTATGCCAACGACTACTTGTTGAAAAAGCGGCATCTCCAGGCACTCTTCGACATTCCATCGGCCAGAAAGGAAACTGCTACTTCACTTCACACCCTGGTGGACGAGTTTCAACGACACACTAAAACCCTATGCCAACTTGGCGAACCAACGGGCTCCTGGAGCAGTATTCTCGAACATCTTCTGTGTACCAAGCTTCCCGATGAAACAGTCAAAGCATGGGAGGATTATGCATCAACCAATAATGATCCGAATTATGAGTGTTTAATCGACTTCCTCCAGCGTCGAATGCGAGTTTTGGAATCCATTCTGGTGAATCATCATCAAAACTCTTCATCATCGTTTGGTTCTGTTCATGCTTCCAAAAGGCCATCTCACTTTCGTCTTTCATCGTGCGCCTCCACTTCGAGCTCCAGTAACAAATGTCCAGCATGCAACCAGGAACATCCGCTGATGAAATGTGCGAAATTCAATCGCCTTTCTCACTCCGAACGACAGCAGCTTGTTTCCAGCAAACGTCTCTGCCACAATTGCCTCAAGGGAGATCACATTGCTAGAAATTGTCCGTCGAATTTCAACTGCAAGCATTGCAACAAGCGCCATCACAGCATGTTGCACTCTGCCGATGGTTTGAGGCCATCCAACGAATCGTCCTCTGCTCGCATTTCCATGCCAACTCAAGCTACCCAATCTAACGCTCGTTCTAATGTCGAGTCGATTCCCCAATCGACAGTAGCAGCAACTGAATGTGTTTCTCGAGTCGTTGCCAATGCATCTGCCCCAGGGCCTCTGGAAGATGTGTTTCTCTTAACGGTATTGGTGAAAGTCGTCGATGCGTACGGTCAGGACCATTTAGCTCGTGCCTTGCTTGATAGCGCTTCCCAGCCAAATCTTATAACTGATCGCCTAGCACGCAGGCTACAGTTAAAGAGAGATGCAGTGAATGTTACCATCCAAGGAGCTGGGAACTTGTCTAAAAGGGTTCGAGAGTCAATCTATGCTCGTATAAAATCGCGGAATGGAGACTTCGAGTGTGGTGCAGAATTTCTGTTAATGGACACCGTGACAGCGGACCTCCCAGCTCAAGATGTCCCAGTTCAAAGCTGGCAGATTCCCCAAAATTTGTCGTTAGCGGATCCCTCATTTAACAAGAAGCATCATGGTACTTGGCGCAAAGCATTTTCATTCCTTCTTCCCTAG
- the LOC134215544 gene encoding cuticle protein-like — MLKNTSVLTILVTGGVLFELPQAKNSDQGQEWNLVRESKGVIEQQEPDAEIDQQRNPQKVSDDAALPNYEFAYGVHDPVTGDHKDQWEKRVGDHVQGVYTLDQPNGKKRIVEYEGDQRGVKQVVKEVDIVSELSRREQLNGIGHSYNILDKIDSSVIK; from the exons ATGTTAAAA AACACATCAGTATTAACCATTCTAGTAACAGGCGGCGTCCTTTTTGAGCTTCCCCAAGCTAAAAACTCCGATCAAGGTCAAGAATGGAATCTGGTTCGTGAAAGCAAGGGTGTCATCGAACAGCAAGAACCGGATGCGGAAATAGATCAGCAACGAAATCCACAGAAAGTAAGCGACGATGCTGCACTACCAAATTATGAATTCGCCTATGGAGTCCACGATCCGGTTACCGGTGACCATAAGGATCAGTGGGAGAAACGTGTGGGAGATCACGTCCAAGGTGTGTACACACTGGACCAACCAAATGGCAAAAAGCGAATAGTCGAATATGAAGGTGATCAGCGTGGCGTTAAACAAGTCGTTAAAGAAGTTGATATTGTTAGTGAACTTAGTCGACGGGAACAGTTGAATGGTATTGGCCATAGTTACAATATTTTAGACAAAATTGATTCATCAGTAATTAAATGA
- the LOC134209393 gene encoding uncharacterized protein DDB_G0290685-like, whose translation MFKIATVLITMASIAIHAAPQGRRNSGVGRNDLGGEGDAWRLEDISSGNQLGTANNGIRRAFWQYKIAHIRPNKGVWQSENRGERNREEQNSQEEGRQTEPNRSDEAEEIDERQIEEPAQENEQEGEREGNRQNSRRGRVRNESRLQGEDRAAVERNSEGGEQQRGRGRQEARQGRRQEESRESSQESDDQTEPADQIQEEQEGSDEVSQENQRENGQENNASKGIADYEYSYGVNDPATGDHKDQWEKRVGDHVEGGYILDQPDGKRRVVKYESGKKGFETNIMQIERKKGQKKSSKKQKSVAHSYANVKQNN comes from the exons ATGTTCAAA ATCGCTACAGTATTAATAACAATGGCATCAATTGCCATTCATGCTGCTCCACAAGGACGAAGAAATTCCGGGGTCGGGCGCAACGACCTTGGTGGTGAAGGTGATGCATGGCGGTTGGAGGATATATCAAGCGGAAATCAGCTGGGAACTGCCAACAATGGCATTCGAAGAGCCTTCTGGCAATACAAAATAgcacatattcggccaaataaaggAGTTTGGCAATCGGAAAATCGGGGTGAGCGGAATCGAGAGGAACAGAACAGTCAGGAGGAGGGTCGACAAACGGAGCCAAATAGGAGCGATGAAGCTGAAGAAATAGACGAGCGACAAATTGAAGAACCAGCACAGGAAAatgaacaagaaggcgagaggGAAGGAAATCGACAAAATAGTCGACGAGGTCGCGTTCGAAACGAAAGTCGCCTACAAGGCGAAGATCGTGCAGCGGTCGAAAGGAATAGTGAAGGAGGCGAACAACAGCGTGGCAGAGGTCGCCAAGAAGCTCGTCAGGGTCGCCGACAAGAAGAATCTCGAGAGTCTAGTCAAGAATCTGATGACCAAACCGAACCAGCTGATCAGATTCAAGAGGAACAAGAAGGTAGTGATGAAGTTAGCCAAGAAAATCAGCGGGAAAATGGCCAGGAAAATAATGCATCCAAAGGTATTGCCGACTATGAATACTCATATGGAGTTAATGATCCAGCAACCGGTGACCACAAGGATCAGTGGGAGAAACGAGTTGGAGATCATGTGGAGGGAGGATACATTCTGGATCAACCCGATGGCAAGAGACGTGTGGTGAAGTACGAAAGCGGGAAgaaaggattcgaaacgaatatTATGCAAATTGAGCGTAAGAAGGGACAGAAGAAAAGTTCGAAAAAGCAAAAGTCAGTAGCGCACAGCTACGCGAATGTGAAGCAGAATAATTAA